One part of the Sorangiineae bacterium MSr11954 genome encodes these proteins:
- a CDS encoding CD225/dispanin family protein: protein MVPGQGGDVNTTLPLILNIVALFCFCLVAIPGIVIAVQAGNALKTGDIETARAKAKLSLTLAVVAFAVGILANVAWFVLGGVGAVMGN, encoded by the coding sequence ATGGTTCCGGGGCAAGGTGGAGACGTCAACACGACGTTGCCGCTCATCCTCAACATCGTGGCGCTGTTCTGCTTTTGCCTCGTGGCCATTCCAGGCATCGTGATCGCCGTCCAAGCCGGGAACGCGCTGAAGACGGGCGACATCGAGACGGCGCGGGCCAAGGCAAAGCTGTCGCTCACCCTGGCCGTGGTGGCGTTTGCCGTCGGCATCCTCGCGAACGTGGCTTGGTTCGTCCTCGGCGGCGTCGGCGCCGTCATGGGCAATTAG